A region from the Silene latifolia isolate original U9 population chromosome 7, ASM4854445v1, whole genome shotgun sequence genome encodes:
- the LOC141589947 gene encoding uncharacterized protein LOC141589947, producing MSHFFLYVVDLVRKRFVILDNSLSDEDAIKKYGVSPLLTIDAFGRFLGENPKTSDSSNIVLAMDPIVAKLSWRNNYNVDDCGIYTMRHMETFMGLISWKCGLMKNDRSVLKVLRYKYLCTLLMFEHNDCHETVADHAKKGHFSKASDYI from the exons ATGAGTCATTTTTTCTTATATGTGGTTGACCTGGTGAGGAAGCGTTTCGTCATTCTTGACAACTCACTCTCAGATGAAGATGCCATcaagaaatatggtgtatctccacTGTTAACA ATTGATGCTTTTGGAAGGTTTTTGGGTGAGAACCCAAAAACTTCTGACTCTAGCAACATTGTGTTGGCTATGGATCCCATTGTTGCAAAGCTTAGTTGGAGAAATAACTACAATGTTGATGACTGTGGTatatacacaatgagacacatggaaacatttatgggattaatctcttggaaatgtggcctgatgaaaaatgat CGGAGCGTGCTTAAAGTGTTACGATACAAATATCTATGCACATTACTTATGTTCGAGCACAACGATTGCCATGAAACTGTTGCTGATCATGCGAAGAAGGGTCATTTCTCTAAAGCTAGTGATTACATTTAA